A window of Elusimicrobiota bacterium contains these coding sequences:
- a CDS encoding beta-galactosidase trimerization domain-containing protein, with protein MKKVVLLLTIILGSVSLSLAGMAEYNPQDPVYKNITAPFLWEADTSFSAGLGTTTALGILDNLQQHGVNLIWVQVEHYGSGEVYYKKTALTGLTCRYGKTPGDVWEKIDPFEWLVDECHRRGMKIMVKLHGSNHALWDANESWRKRGPDGQEVWWASTLSSTGVVTHTTKLKNFCCNAPYWETVFFKMEEELLRNYNIDGVYLDTCQAEFTEPFTCYCQYCKARFKRETGKDLPKQTVLRENWDKNPDTKLWAIKRVEWVNQIWERFGTLARSIKPDTAVMLNLGGEYTGYSTALDRRYSSAYVTHATPEPVNTPRVYAVRYASREKKAGLPARTHFEISRDTLNVSYDTYGSGAFISKMMIADADGKPAAQISRDWFTTGENGLGPIEIEVGTIESNIAGGAKGFMFFGYLAAYYVRNRISTSTWMNDEYIKYLQGMDKGLRKEYLANSVPAYEVGILWDRETDFWMNDYWNRFAVKGGVYCGLQHVNSTPTGVIGTSQAKGKHFSEGGYNLKPRNLQGYKVVIAPQWLTISGNDAQVMQKYVLDGGNLILMGPLCEYDDYLIKPAVIVNTRKYFGISVNNEVKSSTGSVLVPNIQKYPFHPVFRGLSGEGFSYGADVNTYEFQVSNNNEILAYEQNDGKTVPAVVAYPMGKGRIVYINAVEGKKFSPEMHRFVFNTVNWLMDNKPPVIVEGTTPESVINFTENKITGEKFVHIMTVDNNPKVTVKVRLDGRQNIKAAQVCLYGSDEVKTVPLTIENGYGVVTFENIRPYYLIVKI; from the coding sequence GTGAAGAAGGTAGTTCTTTTATTAACGATAATATTAGGCTCGGTTTCGTTATCACTCGCCGGGATGGCGGAGTATAACCCGCAGGATCCGGTATACAAAAATATTACAGCGCCATTTCTCTGGGAAGCTGATACGTCGTTTAGTGCTGGGCTCGGGACAACTACTGCATTGGGTATACTCGATAACTTGCAGCAGCACGGGGTGAACCTGATATGGGTACAAGTAGAACACTACGGTAGCGGGGAGGTGTATTACAAAAAAACTGCGTTGACTGGGTTGACGTGCAGATATGGTAAAACACCTGGTGATGTATGGGAAAAAATCGACCCGTTTGAATGGTTGGTCGATGAATGCCATCGCCGCGGGATGAAGATTATGGTTAAACTGCACGGAAGTAATCATGCGTTATGGGATGCAAACGAATCCTGGCGTAAACGCGGGCCTGATGGGCAGGAAGTGTGGTGGGCAAGTACGTTGTCAAGTACCGGTGTGGTGACACATACAACAAAACTAAAAAATTTTTGTTGTAACGCGCCTTACTGGGAAACCGTGTTTTTTAAGATGGAAGAAGAGCTTCTGCGTAATTATAATATCGACGGGGTTTATCTTGATACATGCCAGGCGGAGTTTACTGAACCGTTCACGTGTTACTGCCAGTATTGTAAGGCTCGGTTCAAACGTGAAACCGGGAAAGATCTGCCAAAACAAACTGTATTAAGAGAAAATTGGGATAAAAATCCGGATACCAAGCTATGGGCGATAAAACGTGTGGAATGGGTGAACCAAATATGGGAAAGGTTTGGTACATTAGCGAGAAGTATTAAGCCTGATACTGCGGTGATGCTTAACCTCGGAGGGGAGTATACTGGATACTCAACTGCACTGGACAGGCGGTATTCATCAGCGTATGTTACCCACGCGACACCGGAGCCGGTTAATACGCCGAGAGTGTATGCTGTGCGGTATGCGTCAAGAGAAAAGAAGGCTGGGTTGCCTGCCCGTACGCATTTTGAAATTTCGAGGGATACACTGAATGTGAGTTATGACACGTATGGCAGTGGCGCGTTTATTTCGAAGATGATGATTGCGGATGCAGATGGTAAACCTGCAGCACAGATTAGCCGTGACTGGTTTACTACAGGAGAAAACGGGCTTGGGCCGATTGAGATTGAGGTTGGGACTATAGAATCGAATATTGCAGGCGGGGCAAAAGGGTTCATGTTTTTTGGGTATTTGGCAGCCTACTATGTGCGTAATCGTATAAGTACAAGCACATGGATGAATGATGAGTATATAAAGTATCTGCAAGGAATGGATAAAGGGTTAAGAAAAGAGTATCTCGCAAATAGCGTTCCCGCGTATGAAGTCGGGATTTTATGGGATCGTGAGACGGATTTTTGGATGAATGATTACTGGAACAGGTTCGCCGTCAAAGGCGGGGTGTATTGCGGCCTTCAGCATGTTAACAGCACACCAACAGGAGTAATCGGGACGAGCCAGGCAAAAGGGAAACATTTTTCTGAAGGCGGGTATAATCTTAAACCGCGTAATCTCCAGGGATACAAAGTCGTTATTGCACCGCAGTGGTTGACAATATCCGGGAATGATGCGCAGGTAATGCAAAAGTATGTACTTGACGGAGGGAATCTCATTCTTATGGGACCGTTATGCGAATACGATGATTACCTCATAAAACCGGCGGTGATAGTGAATACCCGAAAATATTTTGGTATTTCAGTGAACAACGAAGTTAAATCTTCGACGGGGAGTGTGTTGGTTCCAAATATTCAAAAGTATCCATTCCATCCTGTGTTCAGGGGTTTATCAGGGGAAGGGTTTAGTTACGGTGCAGATGTTAATACTTATGAGTTTCAGGTGAGTAATAACAACGAAATTCTTGCATATGAACAAAATGACGGGAAAACAGTTCCTGCAGTGGTGGCTTATCCCATGGGTAAGGGGCGGATTGTGTATATCAACGCAGTCGAAGGAAAAAAGTTTAGTCCTGAGATGCATAGGTTTGTTTTTAATACTGTTAATTGGTTGATGGATAATAAACCCCCGGTTATTGTTGAAGGAACAACACCGGAGTCAGTGATTAACTTTACAGAGAACAAGATAACTGGGGAGAAGTTTGTGCATATCATGACTGTTGATAATAACCCAAAAGTAACGGTTAAGGTGCGGTTGGATGGGCGGCAGAACATTAAGGCCGCACAGGTGTGTTTGTATGGTAGTGACGAGGTTAAAACTGTACCGTTAACAATAGAAAACGGGTACGGGGTTGTTACGTTCGAAAATATAAGGCCGTATTATTTGATTGTTAAAATTTAG
- a CDS encoding Gfo/Idh/MocA family oxidoreductase: MADKIVRFGIIGCGVISSFHAKAIKANVGKAELVAVCDEIEEKAKKLAADFGVNKVFTDYRKMIEDKEVDAVCVCTPSGLHLEPAVFAAEHGKNIMCEKPIEITLERTDMMLNACKKNGTRLGCIFQRRTWDLNKKIKETIDSGVLGKMLMGDAYLKYFRSRDYYKSAGWRGTWELDGGGALMNQGIHGIDLIQWLMGGVDSVTAMCETKARDIQVEDTAIAMIKYKNGAMGVIQGTTSIYPGENSVFAVHGDKGSIITEERKVKRWAIEVPNDEKRAKEKENEKNMIESGGADAGTGMSSDPKAIGFEGHAKQIGDLCDAINAPRDPYITGDEGRKALEVILAIYESARTGSTVKLPLKKSPDMKKAGGFKKG, from the coding sequence ATGGCGGATAAAATTGTAAGGTTTGGAATCATAGGTTGCGGGGTTATCTCAAGTTTTCATGCGAAAGCTATAAAAGCTAATGTGGGGAAAGCTGAACTAGTGGCGGTATGCGATGAAATTGAAGAAAAAGCAAAAAAACTTGCTGCAGATTTTGGTGTTAATAAAGTGTTTACTGATTATCGCAAGATGATTGAAGATAAAGAAGTTGATGCGGTATGCGTGTGTACTCCCAGCGGGTTGCATCTGGAACCTGCTGTATTCGCAGCGGAGCACGGAAAAAATATTATGTGCGAAAAACCTATTGAGATAACGCTTGAACGCACAGATATGATGCTTAATGCATGTAAAAAAAACGGAACCCGGCTTGGTTGCATATTCCAGCGTCGTACGTGGGATTTAAACAAAAAAATTAAGGAAACAATTGATTCCGGTGTGTTAGGGAAAATGTTGATGGGCGACGCGTATCTTAAGTATTTCAGGTCAAGAGATTATTATAAAAGCGCAGGCTGGCGCGGGACTTGGGAACTTGATGGTGGTGGTGCGTTGATGAATCAGGGAATACACGGGATTGATCTTATACAGTGGTTAATGGGCGGTGTGGATTCTGTCACTGCAATGTGTGAAACAAAAGCGAGAGATATTCAGGTTGAAGACACAGCAATCGCAATGATTAAGTATAAAAACGGTGCTATGGGTGTCATACAGGGTACAACTTCTATTTATCCCGGGGAAAACAGTGTGTTTGCGGTACACGGGGATAAAGGTAGTATTATAACTGAAGAACGGAAAGTGAAACGTTGGGCGATTGAAGTGCCAAATGATGAGAAACGCGCTAAGGAAAAAGAGAATGAGAAAAATATGATAGAATCCGGTGGTGCAGACGCCGGGACCGGGATGTCATCTGATCCGAAAGCTATTGGGTTTGAAGGGCATGCGAAACAAATCGGTGATTTATGCGATGCGATTAACGCGCCGCGTGATCCGTATATAACCGGCGACGAAGGAAGAAAAGCGTTGGAGGTTATACTCGCAATTTATGAATCAGCAAGAACCGGGAGTACTGTGAAACTGCCGTTAAAGAAGTCGCCTGACATGAAAAAAGCCGGCGGGTTTAAAAAAGGGTGA